The DNA window AGTCATCTAAAACGACCGACGATTTTCTCGGTTGTGGGATTGTCGCAAACTGAAATCGTGGCCAATCTGAAAAAACTGCAAGCTAGTAACTATACAGGTTTGGCAGAATTAAATTTGTCTTGTCCAAATGTTCCAGGCGAACCTCAGATCGCTTATGATTTTCAGACAACGGACGAGATTTTGAAACAGGTTTTTGCTTTTTATGACAAACCGTTAGGGATCAAACTGCCGCCTTATTTTGATTTAGCTCACTTTGATCAGATTGCTAAAATTTTGAATCGTTATCCCTTGGCATATGTCAATTCAATTAATTCGGTCGGCAACGGTTTGGTAATTGATCCAAAAACTGACAAAGTTGTGATGAGACCTAAGGATGGTTTCGGTGGTCTTGGTGGTGCTCAGATCAAGGCAACGGCACTGGCCAATGTACGTGCTTTAAGGCTGCGTTTACGTCCTGAGATCAAAATGATCGGGACTGGCGGTGTCACTTGCGGCCGTGATGTTTTTGATCACTTGTTATGCGGTGCTGACCTGGTTTCGGTAGGCTCGCAGTTAGCGATCGAAGGGCCCACTGTCTTCGCGCGTTTGGAAAAGGAATTAGAAGCTATTTTTACCGAAAAACAGATTACGAGTCTTGATCAAGTTTGTGGCAAACTAAAAATTTTCTAGACAAAGAATTTATAGCTTGCTAAACTATTAAGCAATGTGAATTTTGCATGAAGAGAGGGAAGACTTGAAAAATTGCAGCAAACAATTAGACTTGTTCTTGCATTGCTGTTTTTGTATTTCTAATTTTCATGTTCTTTCTACTTCGCAGTTCCATGATTTATCAATTGATATCAATACCTCAATTATTTCTAATTGAGGTATTTTTTTGGATTTTTTTAGGGGGAAAATTGGAAAATTCGGTTAAAAAAACAAATGGCAACGTCGCGCAGCCGCAACAAATTGCGCGTTATCAAAAACAAACTTTATGGTCATCGATCATTGGCTATGCGATGGACGGCTTGGATATGATGCTGCTATCCTTTGTTCTGCCTTTGATTATGAAAGATTTTCATTTGACGACGGTTCAAGCTGGCGGCATTTCGACGATCACAATGTTTGGTGTCGTGCTTGGCGGGGCGGTTTTCGGTATTTTAGCTGATCGTTTTGGTCGCGTCAAAGTCTTTACCTGGACAATTTTGATTTTTTCTGTTTTCACAGGTCTTTCAGCGCTGGCAGCGTCGGACACTATTTTTATTATGATGCGTTTTCTGGCCGGCTTGGGTCTGGGTGGCGAATTTGGTATTGGTATGACACTAGTTTGCGAAAGCTGGCCGACACAGTTAAGAACGAAAGCAACTTCTTGGGTTGCCTTAGGTTACCAAGGCGGCACTTTATTGGCAACACTGTTAGCTGGTTATGTTTCGATTCATTTTGGTTGGCGTGGTGTGTTTGCCATTGGCATCTTACCAGCAATTTTGGCATGGTGGACGCGTCGCAATTTGGAAGAACCAGCAATGTGGGTCGAAAATCGTAAAACAGTCAAAAAGAATTTCGCGATCAAAGAGTTATTCGCCAATAAAAAAATCACCTTGACCACGATTGGTTTGGTGATTTTAACTTCAGTGCAAAACCTAGGCTATTTTGGCATCATGAGCTGGATGCCGACAATGCTAGCTGCTCAGCAGCACACGACGATCAATGGCACGATTTTCTGGACCTTGTCAACGATCACGGGTATGGTGATCGGCATTATCGTGTTTGCCTGGGCAGCTGATAAATTCGGCCGTAAGCCAGCTTTTATTACTTTTCAGATTTCAGCAGCTATCATCGTTTGGATCTATTTTAAAATTACCGATCCGACCTTGCTGGTATTGTTTGGCTCAGTGCTTGGCTTTTTTGTTAACGGCATGATGGGCGGCTATGGTGCTTTATTGTCGGAACACTATCCGACCGAGATCCGCTCAACTGCCGAGAATCTTATCTTCAATGTTGGACGTTTCATTGGTGGATTCGGCCCGCTATTTATCGGTTTTATTGCACTGCATCAGTCTTTGTCGACGGCGTTGGGCATGATTTCTGCTATTTATATCATCGCTGCTTTAGCCATGCTCTTCTTGATTCCGGAGACGAAAGGCCGAGAATTAGCATTGATCACAGAGAATTAATTTTTGAATAAACAGCCATATCAAAGAATTCGCCGTCAATTAGGTCAGATTCTTTTTTAATACCTTCTAAATTAAAATTAAGTCGTTTGGCCACGG is part of the Oenococcus sicerae genome and encodes:
- a CDS encoding MFS transporter, which gives rise to MENSVKKTNGNVAQPQQIARYQKQTLWSSIIGYAMDGLDMMLLSFVLPLIMKDFHLTTVQAGGISTITMFGVVLGGAVFGILADRFGRVKVFTWTILIFSVFTGLSALAASDTIFIMMRFLAGLGLGGEFGIGMTLVCESWPTQLRTKATSWVALGYQGGTLLATLLAGYVSIHFGWRGVFAIGILPAILAWWTRRNLEEPAMWVENRKTVKKNFAIKELFANKKITLTTIGLVILTSVQNLGYFGIMSWMPTMLAAQQHTTINGTIFWTLSTITGMVIGIIVFAWAADKFGRKPAFITFQISAAIIVWIYFKITDPTLLVLFGSVLGFFVNGMMGGYGALLSEHYPTEIRSTAENLIFNVGRFIGGFGPLFIGFIALHQSLSTALGMISAIYIIAALAMLFLIPETKGRELALITEN
- a CDS encoding dihydroorotate oxidase; translated protein: MDYTTKIANTTFDHLFINAAGVYCQTAEQLDQIQEAEAVAAVMTKSATAELRLGNQEPRYAAFPDQHNTINSMGLPNLGLDYYLNYVLKSHLKRPTIFSVVGLSQTEIVANLKKLQASNYTGLAELNLSCPNVPGEPQIAYDFQTTDEILKQVFAFYDKPLGIKLPPYFDLAHFDQIAKILNRYPLAYVNSINSVGNGLVIDPKTDKVVMRPKDGFGGLGGAQIKATALANVRALRLRLRPEIKMIGTGGVTCGRDVFDHLLCGADLVSVGSQLAIEGPTVFARLEKELEAIFTEKQITSLDQVCGKLKIF